The following proteins are encoded in a genomic region of Actinomadura sp. NAK00032:
- a CDS encoding DUF4132 domain-containing protein, translating to MGTTGPGTADENTWETPAAWRGLIHPRRDRPPRPAVRTDDAALRKARTLLDAARGRVEEILALPGTTPALAEHARAYLGGAPDPLGAAVAADVAVSEGGLVELGGKAPFLDAWTAEHGLPFAASAYAEQPAITVDYVQAGMERTWSGVRDWKPSDYTGGWWAREGEARHLRTLLTVADDGVYAEAVESLAARRRTPPQRLVVSYLLPTRRDWVDEVCADPAITAMPVHFDLRWMLFCSLGDPHQVDADRFPLGYRDRALSTLATLVDGAGPAGAVPLLAGALDGEYLGTDAKRTILGVLAELPADGAFQALVDRLGDRHVPPALQAAADSFPGRAMRLLAASAGRPGVEPVLRQHVLTHPELLEEILPELPAESRAAIEGLRDTGARVPEAAPEALPPLLTAPPWTRPRTKAKPVVIKDLPSPGIRSIAWEPGERDAWDVDLHHRWRWAKRMDWHVQSAKFRKGELPAYQKTVFLVEAPEELVRPLLAGWEPTEAWGMEEVGPVIVARFELDVLDGAVRLARLDPTHCGGILLPYLSDDVARLMADWLARLKQAGKTARAWFGRHGLAAVPALLPDALGKAGAARRAAEAALRLIAERHGAEGVVAAARVHGDRAAAAVEALLSADPLDVLPAKTPAVGGWADARLLPQLLLRDRAHALPAAVAQHVVTMLAMSKPGAEYAGVGAVRELCDPESLAGFGWALFRAWEAQGAPSKNAWALTQLGLTGDDGTVRELTPLIRAWPGGGGHAKAVTGLDVLAAIGTDVALMHLHGIAQRVKFKGLKGKAQEKIEEVAAGLGLTSEQLADRLVPDFGLDADGGMVLDYGPRRFTVGFDEQLKPFVTDEDGKRRKALPKPGAKDDPDLAPAAYKAFSTLKKDVRTAAADQIRRLEACMVARRRWPVGEFTELLAGHPLVRHIVRRLVWLAFDGEGDGGEATAFRVAEDGTFADVDDDVLTLADSASAGIAHPVDLDVEPWAEVFADYEILQPFPQLGRPVHRLTGEQRAAGRLAEFEGRTVPFGKLLGLTSRGWQRGEPQDAGVECWISRRLPGGRYLTMALDPGIAVGIPDEFPDQTLVTVGLAARPEQFWISTEHPTGTFADLDPAIASEILADLATLTS from the coding sequence ATGGGCACGACGGGGCCGGGGACGGCCGATGAGAACACCTGGGAGACGCCGGCCGCGTGGCGGGGGCTGATCCATCCGCGCCGCGACCGGCCCCCGCGCCCGGCGGTGCGGACCGACGACGCCGCGCTCCGCAAGGCGCGGACGCTGCTGGACGCCGCGCGCGGCCGCGTCGAGGAGATCCTGGCCCTGCCCGGCACGACGCCCGCGCTGGCCGAGCACGCCCGCGCCTACCTGGGCGGCGCGCCCGACCCGCTCGGCGCGGCGGTGGCCGCCGACGTCGCGGTCTCCGAGGGCGGGCTGGTCGAACTCGGCGGCAAGGCCCCGTTCCTGGACGCCTGGACCGCCGAGCACGGCCTGCCGTTCGCCGCGAGCGCCTACGCGGAGCAGCCCGCGATCACGGTCGACTACGTCCAGGCCGGGATGGAGCGGACGTGGTCGGGCGTCCGCGACTGGAAGCCCTCCGACTACACCGGGGGCTGGTGGGCGCGCGAGGGGGAGGCCCGGCACCTGCGCACGCTGCTGACCGTCGCCGACGACGGCGTCTACGCCGAGGCGGTCGAGTCGCTGGCGGCCCGCCGCCGGACGCCCCCGCAGCGGCTCGTCGTCTCCTACCTGCTGCCGACCCGGCGGGACTGGGTGGACGAGGTGTGCGCGGACCCGGCGATCACGGCCATGCCCGTCCACTTCGACCTGCGCTGGATGCTGTTCTGCTCGCTCGGCGACCCGCACCAGGTCGACGCCGACCGCTTCCCGCTCGGCTACCGCGACCGCGCGCTGAGCACCCTCGCGACCCTCGTCGACGGCGCCGGTCCCGCCGGCGCCGTCCCGCTGCTGGCGGGGGCGCTGGACGGCGAGTACCTCGGGACCGACGCCAAGCGCACCATCCTGGGCGTCCTCGCCGAACTGCCCGCCGACGGGGCGTTCCAGGCCCTGGTCGACCGGCTCGGCGACCGCCACGTCCCGCCCGCGCTGCAGGCCGCCGCCGACTCCTTCCCCGGCCGCGCGATGCGGCTGCTGGCGGCGTCGGCGGGGAGGCCGGGAGTGGAACCGGTCCTGCGGCAGCACGTCCTCACCCACCCCGAGCTGCTGGAGGAGATCCTGCCGGAGCTGCCGGCGGAGTCCCGGGCGGCGATCGAGGGACTCCGCGACACCGGCGCCCGGGTCCCGGAGGCGGCGCCCGAGGCGCTGCCGCCGCTGCTCACCGCCCCGCCGTGGACCCGTCCCCGGACGAAGGCCAAGCCCGTCGTCATCAAGGACCTGCCGTCGCCCGGCATCCGCTCGATCGCCTGGGAGCCGGGCGAGCGCGACGCCTGGGACGTCGACCTGCACCACCGCTGGCGCTGGGCGAAGCGCATGGACTGGCACGTCCAGTCCGCGAAGTTCCGCAAGGGGGAGCTGCCCGCCTACCAGAAGACCGTGTTCCTCGTGGAGGCCCCCGAAGAGCTGGTGCGCCCGCTGCTCGCCGGCTGGGAACCGACCGAGGCGTGGGGGATGGAAGAGGTGGGCCCCGTCATCGTGGCCCGGTTCGAACTGGACGTGCTCGACGGCGCCGTCCGCCTGGCGCGGCTGGACCCCACGCACTGCGGCGGCATCCTGCTGCCCTACCTGAGCGACGACGTCGCGCGGCTGATGGCCGACTGGCTCGCCCGGCTCAAGCAGGCCGGGAAGACGGCGCGCGCCTGGTTCGGCCGGCACGGTCTCGCGGCCGTCCCCGCGCTGCTGCCGGACGCGCTCGGCAAGGCCGGCGCCGCCCGCCGCGCCGCCGAGGCCGCGCTGCGCCTCATCGCCGAGCGGCACGGGGCCGAGGGCGTCGTGGCGGCGGCCCGCGTCCACGGCGACAGGGCCGCGGCGGCGGTCGAGGCGCTGCTGTCCGCCGACCCGCTCGACGTCCTGCCCGCGAAGACGCCGGCCGTCGGCGGGTGGGCCGACGCGCGCCTGCTCCCGCAGCTCCTGCTCCGCGACCGCGCGCACGCCCTCCCGGCCGCCGTCGCGCAGCACGTGGTCACGATGCTCGCGATGTCCAAGCCCGGCGCGGAGTACGCGGGCGTGGGCGCCGTCCGCGAGCTGTGCGATCCCGAGTCGCTCGCCGGGTTCGGCTGGGCGCTGTTCCGCGCCTGGGAGGCGCAGGGCGCGCCGTCCAAGAACGCCTGGGCGCTCACGCAGCTCGGCCTGACCGGCGACGACGGCACGGTCCGCGAGCTGACCCCGCTGATCCGGGCCTGGCCGGGCGGCGGCGGCCACGCCAAGGCCGTCACCGGCCTGGACGTGCTCGCCGCCATCGGCACCGATGTCGCCCTCATGCACCTGCACGGCATCGCGCAGCGCGTGAAGTTCAAGGGGCTGAAGGGCAAGGCGCAGGAGAAGATCGAGGAGGTCGCCGCGGGGCTCGGCCTGACGTCCGAGCAGCTCGCCGACCGGCTCGTCCCCGACTTCGGGCTCGACGCGGACGGCGGCATGGTCCTCGACTACGGGCCGCGCCGCTTCACCGTCGGGTTCGACGAGCAGCTCAAGCCGTTCGTCACCGACGAGGACGGCAAGCGCCGCAAAGCCCTCCCCAAGCCCGGCGCCAAGGACGACCCCGACCTCGCGCCCGCCGCCTACAAGGCGTTCTCCACGCTCAAGAAGGACGTGCGGACCGCCGCCGCCGACCAGATCCGCCGCCTCGAAGCGTGCATGGTGGCGCGCCGCCGCTGGCCGGTGGGAGAGTTCACCGAGCTGCTGGCCGGGCACCCGCTCGTCCGGCACATCGTCCGCCGCCTGGTCTGGCTGGCCTTCGACGGTGAAGGGGACGGCGGCGAGGCGACCGCGTTCCGCGTCGCCGAGGACGGCACGTTCGCCGACGTGGACGACGACGTCCTCACCCTCGCCGACTCGGCGTCCGCGGGCATCGCGCACCCCGTCGACCTCGACGTCGAGCCCTGGGCCGAGGTGTTCGCCGACTACGAGATCCTGCAGCCGTTCCCGCAGCTCGGACGGCCCGTCCACCGGCTGACCGGCGAGCAGCGCGCGGCCGGCAGGCTGGCGGAGTTCGAAGGACGGACGGTGCCGTTCGGCAAGCTCCTCGGGCTGACGTCGCGCGGCTGGCAGCGCGGCGAGCCGCAGGACGCCGGGGTCGAGTGCTGGATCTCCCGGCGGCTGCCCGGCGGCCGGTACCTCACGATGGCCCTCGACCCCGGCATCGCCGTCGGGATCCCCGACGAGTTCCCCGACCAGACGCTGGTGACGGTCGGCCTGGCCGCCCGCCCCGAGCAGTTCTGGATCAGCACCGAGCACCCGACCGGGACGTTCGCCGACCTCGACCCGGCGATCGCGTCGGAGATCCTCGCCGACCTCGCCACCCTGACCTCCTGA